One segment of Platichthys flesus chromosome 15, fPlaFle2.1, whole genome shotgun sequence DNA contains the following:
- the liat1 gene encoding protein LIAT1 translates to MPEQQEDSDVLQANSQCDGKKKKKKKRSRKRNTASISPPENTREEKPHTVHPENLPVSVLSPQSAAQPRAPLPKITAAGKKGGEQSAGGGTRSKKHPKNSPAPPTAANKTSSSEAQAGPELSSQARESLRWEGALEDPQAEEKRLELYRANRRQRYITHRDTVLKESQDALTWTFPKERGRKRL, encoded by the exons ATGCcggaacaacaggaggacagTGACGTGCTCCAGGCAAACAGTCAGTGTGAcggcaagaagaagaagaagaagaagaggagtagGAAGAGAAACACTGCCTCCATCAGTCCTCCGGAAAACACACGTGAAG AGAAACCTCACACTGTGCATCCTGAGAACCTGCCAGTGTCTGTGCTGAGCCCTCAGAGTGCCGCTCAGCCCCGAGCCCCGCTGCCCAAGATCACCGCTGCAGGTAAGAAGGGTGGAGAGCAGTCCGCTGGCGGTGGCACCAGGAGCAAGAAACACCCCAAGAACTCCCCAGCCCCCCCAACGGCAGCAAACAAAACCAGCAGCAGTGAGGCTCAAGCAGGGCCAGAGCTCAGCAGCCAGGCCAGGGAGAGCCTGCGGTGGGAGGGAGCTCTGGAGGACCCCCAGgctgaggagaagaggctggagcTGTACAGGGCCAACCGGCGGCAGCGttacatcacacacagagacacagtgttgAAAGAGAGCCAGGATGCTCTGACATGGACTTTTCCTAAAGAGCGGGGGAGAAAAAGGCTTTGA